The nucleotide sequence aatatgtacatatagttgttaataaaaaaatatatatatattatatatatatatatatatatatatatatatatatatatatatatatgataaaagggatgcatttaaataattaatataaattatttttatgagaatttaaaaaaataataaataaaaaaataataatataattaaaaaagaaaaaaggaaaaaagaataaGGTGTTAcatatcaaaaaaaaaaaaaaaaatatatatatatatatatttatatattatactttataaatatacttttataactttcaacatatatatatatatatatatatatatatatacatatatatgtcgTTTTGAAAAACATTTGTGgtttatttaaatttgtttgttttttttgtttttttttgttttttttgttttttttgtttttttttgttttttttttttgttttttttattttgtttacATGGGTTTCATAACGTCCCTTTGACATAACGGGCAATGTCTTTTTTGAGATAACCATTTTTTAGCACATTTCGTATGAAAATTATGTAAACAATTTAATTCCATGATTTCGTCTTTTTCTACAAAGTCTGATAAACATATAGAACAAgattcattttttaattttcttgttaaagaatatttaaatgttGTAATTTCTGAGAAAAAAGTTTTGGGTactccttttttttttttgggtatattttgatgataaggaaagaaaaaacaGAACCATATAATTGTAAAGAATACACGAAATATacatgataatataatagtCCAAGATATAAACCATAAGTAAAAATTCTTGGTATGTTTTCTCGTTACAACCATAACTACAGTCCCTGTTATAAACCACAAATAATTTAGGAGACTAAATCGTTTGCTAAGTTTCCAACCTTTAGAGCTGGTAAGTCTTCTCAACctagaagaaaaataaaaataaaaataaataatacatatatatatatatatatatatatatatatatacatatattttttatatctttaatatattataaagtTCTGTTGATAAAACAATGACttgttaaaaataattttatactTACGCGTGTATATGCATTCGTTCATTTTCgcttttatattttcttaacaaaaaatataagaaaaatcGAACAGGTGCTTGTATTAATTGTAAGATACTATTTATGACAATCCACCATCTCAGAATATCATTACATGAGCAATCTTTCCAATATATAAGTAAGTAGGTTAAATACGGAAAGGATGTACTTAAACTTATTATAGCTGAAATAAGATTTATCCTttcaataaaatataaagaatcACTTGGTGCCGTGGCTATTATATCCATAATGGGATCGGCATTGTTTTGCATTTCTTGATCTGAAGCGGTCATGTAATTTTTTACATACTATAAAATGGAAAAGAAAcgaaaataaaataaaataaaatacacacatatataatatatatatatatatatatatatatatatatataattatatataattatatgaatataaaaggAGCACattgaaataaatatatatttacttttaacttcatatattaaaaaaaaaaaaaaaattaagaaatTCCAGAAAANNNNNNNNNNNNNNNNNNNNNNNNNNNNNNNNNNNNNNNNNNNNNNNNNNNNNNNNNNNNNNNNNNNNNNNNNNNNNNNNNNNNNNNNNNNNNNNNNNNNNNNNNNNNNNNNNNNNNNNNNNNNNNNNNNNNNNNNNNNNNNNNNNNNNNNNNNNNNNNNNNNNNNNNNNNNNNNNNNNNNNNNNNNNNNNNNNNNNNNNNNNNNNNNNNNNNNNNNNNNNNNNNNNNNNNNNNNNNNNNNTTTTTTTGACTTACGTCAGAtgtgtttatatataatcttCTAAAATAACTACGTAGTCCATTTTCCTCTTCTaccatttttttatttttttataaatgta is from Plasmodium reichenowi strain SY57 chromosome 5, whole genome shotgun sequence and encodes:
- a CDS encoding RING zinc finger protein, putative — its product is MVEEENGLRSYFRRLYINTSDYVKNYMTASDQEMQNNADPIMDIIATAPSDSLYFIERINLISAIISLSTSFPYLTYLLIYWKDCSCNDILRWWIVINSILQLIQAPVRFFLYFLLRKYKSENERMHIHALRRLTSSKGWKLSKRFSLLNYLWFITGTVVMVVTRKHTKNFYLWFISWTIILSCIFRVFFTIIWFCFFFPYHQNIPKKKKGVPKTFFSEITTFKYSLTRKLKNESCSICLSDFVEKDEIMELNCLHNFHTKCAKKWLSQKRHCPLCQRDVMKPM